A single window of Eucalyptus grandis isolate ANBG69807.140 chromosome 1, ASM1654582v1, whole genome shotgun sequence DNA harbors:
- the LOC104455820 gene encoding GDSL esterase/lipase At4g10955, with protein sequence MKPRYSIRPASVWSAGHALGAAILVLVGKKMARKNFPVKTYLFNPPFVTLPLGRIKDHNLVDKLLILARLLKAATVATLNPPKNEPLVHDKFEVLSSWEPNLFVNPEDDLCLGYISYFELRTLMQSMGAGKINLSMDAVGKDSEAESVDTLATACLTTNLCPSPDFKLAHGIEQW encoded by the coding sequence ATGAAACCTCGGTACTCGATCCGGCCAGCTAGTGTGTGGTCGGCAGGGCATGCTCTCGGTGCTGCCATCTTGGTGCTCGTGGGCAAGAAGATGGCCAGGAAGAATTTTCCTGTCAAGACATACCTATTCAATCCACCGTTTGTGACCTTGCCGTTGGGACGTATCAAGGACCACAACTTAGTAGACAAGTTGTTGATCCTAGCCAGGTTACTCAAAGCTGCAACTGTCGCCACTTTGAATCCTCCCAAAAATGAGCCTCTAGTACATGACAAGTTCGAAGTCCTATCTTCTTGGGAACCCAACCTGTTTGTGAATCCTGAAGACGATCTCTGTTTGGGTTACATAAGTTACTTTGAGCTTCGAACACTGATGCAATCGATGGGAGCAGGGAAAATTAACCTGTCCATGGATGCAGTCGGGAAAGATTCTGAAGCAGAATCGGTCGACACCCTCGCTACAGCCTGTCTCACTACCAATCTGTGTCCATCTCCAGATTTTAAACTGGCGCATGGCATTGAGCAGTGGTAG